The Prionailurus bengalensis isolate Pbe53 chromosome C2, Fcat_Pben_1.1_paternal_pri, whole genome shotgun sequence DNA segment GAAGGACTCAGCGTCCTCCTCCGTAAATTGGGCTGCGTAGACAGTGTCCCCAGGGTCCCACAGGTCCATAGACGAGTCTGTGTCCCGGGATCTTCATCCCTGAccctctgttctcccctcctGGGAAAATGCTTCCTACTCCCTCAAGGTCCTTCTGAGCAGAGGGCAGCCTGGGGGCTTGGAGGACCGAGGTCCTGGGTTTGCAGCACGTGGCCGAGCAGTGGACCCTGGTGTGAGGACCGAGGTCAAAACCCTCCTTGTTGGCGCCTCGGGTCCTCATTAGGAAGTGGTTCCCCAGGCAGTGCCCTGCCTGGGGTGAGGAGGCCTCGTGAGGGAGCTGAGCACCGGGCCGGGGAAGGGCCACGGGCCACAAGGGAGGCTTCTGAGGGTCGTCACCTGGACCCTGGAGCCCACAGGCCCTGCTCCtgtgagacacacagagacagaccgAGTCCGAGGCAGACACAGAGAATGGACCCCGGAGAGAGGAAACCAGAAATTCCATGAATCGGCCTGGAAGTGACAGCCCGTCATCGTCTTCTAGCCCTTAGAACGCGGTCACACGGGCCGTCCACCCGGAAGGGGAGGGGGTGACACAGGGATGTGTGACCAGGATTCGGGAAGGCTGGGAGCCACAGCCCAGGCGCTGGGACCTGGGCCCAAACGTGATGGAGCCCCTGGAGGGGCGTGTCGGGTGGGCACAGGGTCTGAACGAGCTCACCTCCACCTTCCCCCGGGCCCGGGACCCAGGCAGGAGGGGTGGCTGTGCCTGGACCCGGAGCAGACCCAGGCCCACGTGAGTGTGTTCCGTGCCAGGCCCACCCCTTCCTCATCTTTCCACGGCCACGTGTGCCCACGAGCTTCATGGGATAGCAGGCACGGGACGAGTCTACAGGTGTCTCCCTGATGGTGTCCCTAGAAGTGGATTCCAGAAGGACCCCACTGTGCAGACGGGGAGACCGGGGGGCCCCGGGAGGCACAGGGTCTGTGCGGGGTCCCGGCACTGGTCAGGAGGAAAACCCAGGTCTGAACCCAGCTCTGTGTCCCCAGAGCTGCCACACCGGCTGCACCAGGCCTCGCGGGGATGTGGCTGGGCTGTGTTGGTGTCACTGTAGGGacagggcatggggtggggggagccctcCGCAGCCTGGGAGGGGCTCTTGTAGGAGGAGGAAGCTGGGTAAGGGGACCCACCTCTCTGGTCACAAAGCCCAGTGACCTGGCAGTGACCTCACCTCTCTGGTCACAAAGCCCAGTGACCTGGCAGTGACCTCACCTCTCTGGTCACAAAGCCCAAGTGAAGTCAGAACCCGGGTCACCAGGCACCCACATTGTGGAGACAGCACCCGACTGGGCTCATTCGTTGGGACACCTTCTCCTGACGAACATGTTCTCCTGTTGTGTGCCCGTGTCCCGCGGCTGCTGGCTCAGGGGAGCCCGTGGCTGCGACGCCCCCCGACCCTGGAGACAGTGGGTCAGGTCGTGCACAGGACGCCTCAGGTCTCTAGTTCGCAGGGAGCCAAAGGTAACCCAGGGAGCCCCAGAGACAGCCGGTCCAGCCCGACACCACTCTGATCTGACTTGTGCGGCCCCGCGGCCCCACGGCccctcccgtgtgtgtgtgtgtgtgtgtgtgtgtggaaggccCACGTGAGCGGTGCAGGCTGATGAAGGGGTCAGATGCCTGGTGGGCGGGCCATGCTCACACCCCAGGTCAAGGCTGGCTGGGAGGGACAGGGTGTGCTGGGGTGGCCCTCTTGTCCCCAAGATTCATCCCGAGCCCTGCAGGTGGATGTCACTGTGTCCCGGGCGCAGGGCTGTGCGCACTCAGGTCTGTGTCGGATCTGGGAGCCGCAGGGGGAGAGGGCGGAAGGACACTGAGGATGGCCGGGCGGGGCTGTGATGCCTCCGGGCCGGCCGCGGGTCACTGTCTTTACAGAAATCAACCGATGAAATCGGGAGGCGACTGTCGGAATCCCGCTTCACCTGCCCTACAGAGGTGTGCGTGTGCCCCGTCGCCCAGGAGGGCCACCCTGGACCCGGGGAGAGAGTGGCCGCACGGAGGTCTCTGGAAGCAGGGCCTGGAGATGGCCTGGGAGGGCCTCCCTCACCGCCCGGGCCCCTCCACAGGGTCCTGGCTCAGCGGTCCTGGGACCAGGACCCGGAGCCCCCGGAGCCCCAGGAGCCCGAGCCCGAGGGTgagaaggctgggggtgggggatggggtgcaTGGGGCCCCGGGCggtgctgggccacccagggaggAGCCCCCGGGGGCTGGTGTGGGGCCAGGAGCAGAGACTGAGAGCCCCCGGGGCTGCGGACCGCAGGGGGGCAGAGGTCCTGGTGTGGGTTCCTGGCCGCGGCTTCTCGGGAGGCCCTGGGGTGTGTTGTGTGTCTGCAAGGCCCCTGGAGAGGCCGGCGCGCGGGGGGACCTTCTCTCCTGTCACCCTGAGCCCTTGGAGCCGCTGCAACCAtcactctgtttccttctcaagaGTCCGGGGCAGGAGCAGAAGCCGGTGCGGCTCCAGAGCCCGACCCAACAGCCTCGGGGGCCTCGGCGACTCTGGAGGCAGGGGTGGCGTCCGGAGCGACTCCTGCAGGGGCCCGGCAGCCAGCAGGTGACCTGGGACCTGTGCCGGGACAGCGGGCGCCTGGGCAGAGTCAGCTGGGTCCTGCTTCTGCTCCTGCTGCTTCCACTGTTCCTGCTTCTGTTCCCAACACCATTCCTGCCACCGCCcttctccccgcccctgcccccgcccttctccctgcccccgcccccgcccccgcccctgccaccgCCCTTGCTCCCACATGGATGCCAGCCACTGATCAAGGGCCTGAGGGCCTACACagggtgtttattttatttctaattgttcCAATCCCCGACCCTGACACCCTACCAcaatgtctcttcctcttctcccttatgctttctctcctcttctttttagCTGTGACTTTATTTCTTCACTGTTGGCTTATAATCCATATTGatcttcaataaaatttttatttactttacgTTGTACAATTCCTGCGCACTGGGTACACTCACCCCGCTGTGAACCACGCCACAGAATAGTGGTGCAGGGCATCTCAGTCCCGAGGGACACCGTGTACCCGGAGCCCGCCCTCCCCGTTCGTGCCCCCGCCAGGCCCTGGGAACCCCCAGTCCGCTTTCTCTCCGTGTTCCGTTACTTACTCTGGAGGTTTCCTACAAGTGGAATCTCGCCAGAGATACCTTCGGGTCTGCACCGACTTTTCAGACGGGACAGATTCATTTTCGTACTCTGTGGTCGCTTGAAATAGACTGTTTCTCCTTTGATATTGACAtcacaatggattaaagattaGGTGGGGAAAAAGAGGCCCCTTCGGTGACAATGGGCACGGTCTCGGGGTGGAGACCCCCGTTTGTGCTGTGACACCACAGCCTGACGCCAGCCAGGACACGGCTGGTCCCCCCGTGGCCCAGACAGAAGCCGGGAGATGCAGAAGGCCGGACGGTCACACCGCAGAGGGGAGAGCATCCCTCACGACCCCTGGGCCAAATAACGCTCCAAAGCCCGTGCGTTCCCCGGGATGGAGACCGGACCCGTCCCAGTCCATGGGAGCAGGCGTCAGAGATGCGGGGCGTGCCGGGGAGGGACTCGGGCAAGTGACCCCCGAGGGAGGCAGCGCTGGGCACCTTCAGACCGGCAGGTTTCTGGTCTGGGCACCGGCAGCCCAGGTGACAACGTGAGGCAGCAGAGGCCCCAGCAGGTCCCCAGCGAGAAGTCCTCGTCCTGCAGGGGACCGGCTGGCCCAGGACTGGGAGAGCCCACAGAGCCTGGGGTCGGCCCTTCCCCGGTCCCCATGCCCGGCCCCAGGCAGGTTGGTCAGCTCTGCTCCCCTGAGTTCAGGGGGGGCGGGCCTTCGGCGGGTGGTGGGGTTCCCCAGGAAGAGGGACCCCGAGGCCCAGGACGCCAAGACGCAGGCCTGCGGGTAGGACAATCCAAAGTCAAGGACATGGGCTTCCTGACCTAGCTCGTCTTACTAGTGACCCGGGCTGTGCTATTAGCCTCGGTGTCCCCATCTGTGACACGGGGACGAAACGGGCCTTCTAGATGGCTTGTCGCATTCCCTGAGAGATGAGGTGGAATCGTGGCCTGGTGCCTGGAGGACATAAAGAGCCACCTGGAAGGCTGTCCCAGAGTCCCCCAGGGCACAGGATTCCGGAAGCCCCTCCTTGGCCCCTGCCTGCTGTCCCCCTTCCGGGAACACTCAGCGTTGTTTGCGGAGGAGGTGGAGACGATCCAGGACGTCAGCAGGTCCCACGTGAAGGAAGGTCAGCgctggagggacagaaggacGTGTCCCGTGGCCCcttccaggccccgagctgtgaCGCCCTCTGACCTGACCTCTGACCTGACCACCCGCtggcttcctcccaccctcccctgcgTGGTCAGCTCAGCCCTTTCAGTGTCTGGGCCCCCTCACGCACGCTGTCACCCCATGTCCTACACTGACTGATCGCCCCACTTCCTTTCCACCGGCGGGGGCTGAGACCACAGGGCAGACAGGGTGTCCTGGtcagggcagagaaagtggggaagGTCTCAGCCCAGGATGACCAGGCTCACAGGGAGCAGCTGCCTCACGGGTGAGGCCAAGCGGTGCTGGGGGGCTGGTGGGGACCGGCCCAGCCCCAGCAGAAACCGCCCCCGCTCAGGCGTCCAGCACCCTCCACCACGGCCTGCCTGGAGGGAGGCCGGCCCGAGGCGGGGGGCCTGCCCGGGACCTGCCGGACCGAATCCCAAGCCAGGCTCCCGACAGACCTGTTGCTCGAAGCTGCCCCTGACAGGTTAGAGGGGACAACTGGGACTTTCCACGCATCTGTCCGCCCGAAGCTCGCAGTGCTGGGTGGTCCGCGTGCCGGTGGGCTCACCGGCTCGGGCAGCCGCCACAAGCTCCACGGGCCTGGAGGGGGGGCGGCGGGGCTCGGGGGAGCAATGCGGCACCAAGAGTTTATGTCTCACGCATCTGGAAGTTGGAAGCCCGAGACCCGGGTGCCGATGGGTCGGTCTCTGCTGAGAGCCCTCTTCCGGCCTGGAGCCCGTGGGCTTCCGGCTGTGCCCTCGCCAGGCCCCTGCCCCACACACCCCGGAGAGACCTCTGCGTCTTGCCTCCCTCTTCTCAGATGGGCGCCAGTCCTACCCTCACGACCTCCCTCCACCCCGTCACCCCCTCAGAGGCCCCGTCTCCAGGCACAGCCACAGTGAGGATTAAGGCTTCAACAGTTGCATTTCTGGGGACACGATTCAGTCCCTAACGAAAGCCAGCGGGATTCAGAGGCTGACTCTGGGCCCAGGGCCTCCGCACTGCGTCCTAAGTGCACGCGCTGCTGGACGTACGAGGAAACAGAAAAGGGCGGCTGAGCTGCACACAACGAACAGGAGCGCTGCTGAATGtgacccggggcgcctgggcggctcggttggttgagcatctgaccagctcaaatcatgatctcacagttcatgagttcaagccccgcatcgggctctgtgcttcagattctgtgtctccctctctccctgcccctcccctgttcacactctgtctctgtctcaaaaatgaataaacattaaaaagaataaaatcaaaagtgAGCCGGAGAAGATCCGTGGGCAGAGCGAGAAGACAGGTGGAGAG contains these protein-coding regions:
- the LOC122492275 gene encoding uncharacterized protein LOC122492275, with amino-acid sequence MKGSDAWWAGHAHTPGQGWLGGTGCAGVALLSPRFIPSPAGGCHCVPGAGLCALRSVSDLGAAGGEGGRTLRMAGRGCDASGPAAGHCLYRNQPMKSGGDCRNPASPALQRCACAPSPRRATLDPGREWPHGGLWKQGLEMAWEGLPHRPGPSTGSWLSGPGTRTRSPRSPRSPSPRSPGQEQKPVRLQSPTQQPRGPRRLWRQGWRPERLLQGPGSQQVTWDLCRDSGRLGRVSWVLLLLLLLPLFLLLFPTPFLPPPFSPPLPPPFSLPPPPPPPLPPPLLPHGCQPLIKGLRAYTGCLFYF